The Leptospira sp. WS39.C2 genome contains a region encoding:
- a CDS encoding SDR family NAD(P)-dependent oxidoreductase has protein sequence MKESMVSGIRKTALITGGGGAIAEAIAIQLDKEGYDLLLSDISMEKMSGVKSKLRKTPQCFVCDQTNQSDIQTLVDTIQKNHPDIDVLINNAGYTKEGPFTTQSLTDIHRQMWINLMSPIQLIHGILPLMVKRGKGAIVSIVSIGGIIALADSSLYSAGKFGLRGFLTALYEELKHTNIKISGIYPAAVDTPMLLHEALHGGTALNWVNEVQPPKKVADAVLHGIQTGNLEIYVPYSDGLVSRIVAVFPWLMGKLSPFLRWIGETRKTKWLKSKGIEV, from the coding sequence ATGAAAGAATCGATGGTCAGCGGAATTCGGAAAACAGCACTCATTACAGGTGGTGGTGGTGCTATTGCAGAGGCAATTGCCATCCAATTGGACAAAGAAGGTTACGATCTTTTATTATCCGATATCAGCATGGAAAAAATGTCAGGTGTAAAATCCAAACTAAGGAAAACACCCCAATGTTTTGTTTGTGACCAAACAAATCAAAGTGACATCCAAACACTGGTAGATACCATACAGAAAAACCATCCAGACATTGATGTTCTTATCAATAATGCAGGTTACACCAAAGAAGGTCCCTTTACCACCCAATCCCTTACAGACATCCATAGGCAAATGTGGATCAATTTAATGAGTCCCATCCAACTCATACATGGCATATTGCCTTTGATGGTAAAAAGGGGAAAAGGTGCGATTGTTTCGATTGTTTCCATTGGAGGGATCATAGCTCTTGCCGATTCTTCCCTTTATTCCGCCGGGAAATTTGGACTCCGAGGATTCCTAACAGCATTGTATGAAGAACTGAAACACACAAACATCAAAATATCGGGCATTTACCCTGCTGCAGTGGACACTCCTATGCTCTTACATGAGGCATTACATGGCGGAACTGCACTCAATTGGGTCAATGAAGTCCAACCACCCAAAAAAGTAGCCGATGCCGTTTTACATGGGATCCAAACAGGAAATTTAGAAATCTATGTTCCATATTCGGATGGACTTGTTTCGAGGATTGTGGCTGTATTCCCTTGGCTTATGGGAAAACTTTCACCTTTCTTACGATGGATTGGAGAAACTAGGAAAACAAAATGGCTTAAATCAAAAGGAATCGAAGTGTAA
- a CDS encoding flavin-containing monooxygenase — protein MEQKTKQETNSKGIIDKSDTICIIGAGPAGLTMARSLLAKGIPFVVFEKHNDVGGIWDIQNPGSPMYESAHFISSKYFSNYFDYPMPSDFPDYPSNRQILMYHRNFAKDFNLYPFIHFHTSIKEITQSGEKWIVKTNTNETYLFQGIVCATGITWSPNQPKLKGEETFKGQILHSVHYKSPNLFKGKRVLVVGAGNSGCDIACDAGANAEQAFISVRRGYHFIPKHILGKPADVFGDGAHFIPNWISQLVFGKLLKFLVGDLTKLGLPAPDHKIFETHPIINDQLIHNLRHGDVIAKPNIESLEGDSIVFQDGSKEKIDLIILATGYNWSIPYMDEKYFEWKNGRPDLYLTLFNRNYENLYALGYMETDGGAYKMFDEMANLIASYIEAKKNHHPSAIEFSKLIQKDRPLLNGNIHYLNTGRHSVYVNQVAYKNYRSKIQKRMGWPELKVGQFNRLKTPTPTSLPFQNKKVSILEGSK, from the coding sequence ATGGAACAAAAAACTAAACAGGAAACAAATTCCAAAGGGATCATAGATAAGTCTGATACAATTTGTATCATTGGCGCGGGGCCTGCGGGTTTAACCATGGCCAGGTCATTACTTGCAAAAGGAATTCCTTTTGTGGTATTCGAAAAACACAACGATGTGGGTGGGATATGGGATATCCAAAATCCAGGTTCTCCCATGTATGAAAGTGCTCACTTTATCTCATCGAAGTATTTTTCTAATTATTTCGATTACCCAATGCCAAGTGATTTCCCCGACTATCCATCCAACCGCCAAATTTTGATGTACCACCGAAATTTTGCCAAAGATTTTAACTTATACCCGTTCATTCACTTTCATACAAGTATCAAAGAAATTACACAATCGGGTGAAAAATGGATCGTGAAGACAAACACAAACGAAACCTATCTCTTCCAAGGGATCGTTTGTGCGACTGGGATCACTTGGTCTCCAAACCAACCAAAACTCAAAGGGGAAGAAACTTTTAAGGGACAAATATTACATAGTGTACATTATAAATCACCAAACCTATTTAAAGGAAAACGAGTCTTAGTTGTTGGTGCAGGGAATTCGGGATGCGATATTGCTTGTGATGCTGGTGCCAATGCAGAACAGGCTTTCATCAGTGTGAGACGAGGGTATCATTTTATTCCCAAACATATCCTTGGAAAACCAGCAGATGTATTTGGTGACGGAGCTCACTTTATACCCAATTGGATTTCACAATTGGTTTTTGGGAAATTATTAAAATTCCTAGTGGGTGACCTTACAAAACTTGGGCTTCCAGCACCTGATCATAAAATATTTGAAACACATCCTATCATCAATGACCAATTAATTCATAATTTAAGGCATGGGGATGTGATTGCAAAACCAAATATCGAATCTTTGGAAGGCGATTCTATTGTCTTTCAAGATGGTTCAAAAGAGAAAATCGACCTTATCATTTTGGCAACAGGTTACAACTGGTCTATCCCTTATATGGATGAGAAATACTTTGAGTGGAAAAATGGAAGGCCAGACCTTTATCTAACCTTATTCAATCGGAACTACGAAAATTTATATGCTTTGGGGTATATGGAAACTGATGGTGGTGCTTATAAGATGTTTGATGAAATGGCAAACCTCATCGCATCTTATATCGAAGCCAAAAAAAATCACCATCCTTCTGCCATAGAGTTTTCCAAACTCATCCAAAAAGACCGTCCATTACTGAATGGAAATATCCATTACCTAAATACGGGAAGGCATTCTGTTTACGTAAACCAGGTAGCCTACAAAAATTACCGATCGAAAATTCAAAAAAGAATGGGTTGGCCAGAACTAAAAGTTGGACAATTCAATCGACTCAAAACTCCTACTCCAACTTCTCTTCCATTTCAAAACAAAAAAGTCTCCATCTTGGAAGGTTCCAAATGA
- a CDS encoding TetR/AcrR family transcriptional regulator produces the protein MSLPIKVPVQTRSRERVEQILKSAKELIGEKGIDAVSMREIAQTAGIQIGSLYQYFPGKSNLLLTIMTEYYDSMYEETKRILDPVRTIEELEIASEKAFKQFISVFQKDPALANLWAGARAIPELVSEDNRDTYRNADLMVKTMIRCLPNLKESELRPFALYFSHTLGMIVRFVREIDAEHGKAVLKETFDLLKLKLREFDSLAKKKTKLKKR, from the coding sequence ATGAGCCTCCCCATCAAAGTCCCTGTCCAAACGAGAAGTCGCGAAAGGGTCGAACAAATCCTAAAATCAGCGAAGGAACTCATTGGGGAAAAGGGAATTGATGCAGTCAGTATGAGGGAGATTGCCCAAACGGCGGGGATTCAAATTGGTTCTTTGTACCAATACTTTCCAGGGAAAAGTAACTTATTACTTACCATCATGACAGAATACTATGATTCCATGTATGAAGAAACCAAACGGATTTTGGATCCAGTGCGAACAATTGAAGAATTAGAAATTGCTTCTGAAAAAGCATTCAAACAGTTTATCTCTGTTTTCCAAAAAGACCCAGCCCTTGCCAATCTTTGGGCGGGAGCACGGGCCATCCCCGAGCTTGTATCAGAAGACAATCGTGATACCTACCGAAATGCAGACCTGATGGTAAAAACAATGATACGATGCCTCCCCAATCTGAAGGAATCGGAGTTACGACCATTTGCTTTGTATTTCAGTCATACCTTGGGTATGATAGTGAGGTTTGTCCGAGAGATTGATGCGGAACATGGGAAAGCTGTTTTAAAGGAAACATTTGATCTATTAAAATTAAAACTGAGAGAATTTGATTCTTTGGCTAAGAAAAAAACTAAATTAAAAAAGCGGTAA
- a CDS encoding CDP-alcohol phosphatidyltransferase family protein, translating into MQIEEKKAKDLFQDRIFTLSNFLSIFRVLLLPFFFYSTYDYAKDPSNLSAFFASIGYALVAVFTDYLDGLFARLLHQETTLGRYLDPVCDKLVTLGGLYVVTLHFAFPSWILIVYFIREILGVWLGGFLYLKRGLQGRPNWWGKFGVGIVAVSVIWYMSLPYFHQFGAPYPFLMHPVISAYVLLFVLTAGVIAYVVRYWNIVLHPEAIELDPENKKQAKKYQKI; encoded by the coding sequence ATGCAAATCGAAGAAAAAAAAGCCAAAGACCTTTTCCAGGATCGTATCTTCACACTTTCCAATTTTTTATCCATATTCCGTGTCTTGTTATTACCATTTTTTTTCTATAGCACTTATGATTATGCCAAAGATCCATCGAACCTAAGTGCATTTTTTGCATCGATTGGTTACGCACTTGTTGCCGTTTTCACTGATTATTTGGATGGCCTCTTTGCAAGACTCTTACACCAAGAAACAACTCTTGGTCGTTACTTAGATCCTGTATGTGATAAACTGGTTACATTAGGTGGACTTTATGTAGTGACACTTCATTTTGCGTTTCCCAGTTGGATCCTCATCGTATATTTCATCCGAGAGATTCTAGGTGTATGGCTTGGTGGGTTTTTGTATTTAAAACGTGGGCTACAAGGTAGGCCAAATTGGTGGGGAAAATTTGGTGTGGGGATCGTCGCCGTTTCTGTGATATGGTATATGTCTTTACCCTACTTTCACCAATTCGGTGCCCCTTATCCTTTCCTCATGCACCCAGTCATCTCCGCGTATGTTTTACTATTTGTACTCACTGCTGGAGTCATCGCTTATGTGGTCAGGTATTGGAACATTGTCCTCCATCCAGAAGCTATTGAACTAGACCCTGAAAACAAAAAACAAGCGAAGAAATACCAAAAGATTTAA
- the fliG gene encoding flagellar motor switch protein FliG translates to MKSENPTSVTPGVRKAALLLLSLGKERAADVLRHLDDTMLEAVILEMSKIRSVSKEEKENILKEFHHTIEDLTESTSGGLSTAKSLLEHTVGSEKANVILKKIHKEETKNDFEFLNQVEPSVLQTMLASESAQIIAVTLSHLDPKKAADVLKLFPKPEQAKIAVRLATTSKTHPDVIQNIARILKKRFEERDKQEYSEAGGAHVLANILNFMEKGAEETILSELEESSPEVADQVREKLYTFEDILSLDNKEMRILINRLADDTSISLAIRGAGDEIRKKFLNNMSQNRAEDILDILDMKPRVTLREINEARSKIVQVARVLEEENQILFKKDKEEYIE, encoded by the coding sequence ATGAAGTCTGAGAACCCAACCTCCGTCACCCCTGGCGTTAGAAAAGCTGCCCTCCTCCTCCTTTCCCTTGGCAAAGAAAGAGCCGCCGATGTTCTAAGACACCTAGACGATACAATGCTCGAAGCAGTGATTTTGGAGATGTCGAAAATCAGATCCGTATCCAAAGAAGAAAAGGAAAACATACTAAAAGAATTCCATCATACCATTGAAGATCTGACAGAATCCACTTCTGGTGGTTTGTCGACTGCCAAATCCCTCCTCGAACACACCGTGGGATCGGAAAAAGCAAATGTGATTCTTAAAAAAATCCACAAAGAAGAGACAAAAAACGATTTTGAATTTTTAAACCAGGTAGAGCCAAGTGTTTTGCAAACCATGCTTGCATCGGAGTCTGCGCAAATCATCGCGGTGACACTTTCCCACCTAGACCCCAAAAAAGCAGCGGACGTTTTGAAACTTTTTCCAAAGCCAGAACAAGCAAAAATTGCGGTTCGGCTTGCAACCACTTCCAAAACCCACCCCGATGTGATCCAAAACATTGCCAGGATTTTAAAAAAACGGTTCGAAGAACGAGACAAACAAGAATACTCAGAAGCTGGTGGAGCTCATGTCCTTGCAAACATCCTCAACTTTATGGAGAAAGGTGCAGAAGAAACCATTTTGTCTGAGTTAGAAGAGTCATCTCCGGAAGTTGCAGACCAAGTCCGAGAAAAATTATACACATTTGAGGACATTCTGTCTCTCGATAACAAAGAGATGCGGATTCTCATCAATCGTTTGGCAGATGATACTTCTATCTCACTTGCCATCCGTGGTGCTGGAGACGAAATTCGAAAAAAATTCTTAAACAATATGAGCCAAAACCGAGCAGAAGATATATTAGATATTTTAGATATGAAACCTCGGGTCACCTTACGTGAGATAAACGAAGCTAGAAGTAAAATTGTACAAGTCGCAAGAGTATTAGAAGAGGAAAATCAAATTCTATTCAAAAAAGACAAAGAAGAATACATTGAGTGA
- a CDS encoding pyruvate dehydrogenase complex dihydrolipoamide acetyltransferase codes for MAKIQEMTQLSPTMEEGTIVKWLKKEGDSVSPGDILAEVETDKAVMEMEAYDSGVILKIIQGEGTKLKVGEALAVIGKPGEDITSLLSNLPKKQSSSGEEPKPTASTPTQTQTKDTSKEILTPKEDSGGDESPNLTKSNASSADTQKPPSSNLPPSYSKEQTNGTTTVPRGTLRVLASPLAKSIAIEHGIDLHKVIGTGPEGRITKKDVLDTLTKGSGTSTFSFETQVNDEVISLNGMRKTIAKRLTESKQNLPHFYLNVDVNAKALESFRKEINEFQVAQSPDSPAKVSLNDIIVKATAAALRLHPKVNASFQGDSIKQFGRVDVGIAVSIDGGLLTPVIRDANRKSILQISSEVKELAKKARDRKLKPEEFTNGTFTISNLGMYGISRFTAIINEPESGILAIGSVEDKPVVENGNVVAGRVLSLTLSCDHRVIDGAVGAEFLKTLRSFLEKPNLLLAVG; via the coding sequence GTGGCAAAAATACAAGAAATGACCCAATTATCCCCTACGATGGAAGAGGGAACCATTGTCAAATGGTTGAAAAAAGAAGGTGATTCCGTAAGTCCAGGGGACATCCTCGCAGAAGTTGAAACTGACAAAGCGGTGATGGAGATGGAAGCTTATGATTCAGGAGTGATCTTAAAAATCATCCAGGGTGAGGGCACCAAACTAAAAGTAGGCGAAGCATTAGCGGTGATTGGAAAACCAGGAGAGGACATCACATCCCTACTTTCAAACCTGCCGAAAAAACAAAGCTCCTCTGGCGAAGAACCAAAACCTACCGCTTCCACTCCCACCCAAACACAAACGAAAGATACCTCAAAAGAAATACTCACTCCAAAGGAAGATTCTGGTGGAGATGAAAGTCCCAACTTAACAAAATCAAATGCAAGTAGTGCAGACACACAAAAACCACCTTCCTCAAATCTTCCTCCATCTTATTCTAAGGAACAAACAAATGGAACAACAACCGTTCCACGAGGAACACTTCGTGTCCTTGCATCCCCACTTGCCAAATCCATTGCCATCGAACATGGAATTGATTTGCACAAAGTAATTGGCACTGGGCCTGAAGGCAGGATCACCAAAAAGGATGTACTTGATACACTCACAAAAGGTTCAGGTACATCAACTTTCAGTTTCGAAACACAAGTGAATGATGAAGTGATCAGTTTGAATGGGATGCGTAAAACGATCGCGAAACGACTCACAGAATCGAAACAAAACCTACCCCATTTTTACCTAAATGTGGATGTAAATGCCAAGGCTCTCGAGTCTTTCCGAAAAGAAATCAATGAATTCCAAGTGGCACAATCTCCAGATTCACCTGCTAAAGTAAGTTTGAATGACATTATCGTGAAAGCAACTGCAGCGGCTCTTCGACTCCATCCCAAAGTGAATGCTAGTTTCCAGGGGGATTCCATTAAACAATTTGGTCGGGTGGATGTAGGCATTGCCGTCTCCATCGACGGAGGACTCTTAACACCCGTTATCCGAGATGCAAATCGAAAATCCATCCTTCAAATCTCAAGCGAGGTGAAAGAACTCGCAAAAAAAGCAAGGGACAGAAAATTAAAACCAGAAGAATTTACGAACGGAACCTTCACAATTTCCAATTTGGGAATGTATGGGATCAGTCGGTTTACGGCCATCATCAATGAACCAGAAAGTGGAATCCTTGCAATCGGTTCTGTGGAAGACAAACCCGTTGTGGAAAATGGAAACGTGGTGGCAGGAAGGGTTCTTTCTCTCACACTCTCCTGCGATCACCGGGTGATCGATGGAGCGGTGGGAGCAGAGTTTTTAAAGACTTTAAGGAGTTTTTTGGAAAAACCAAACCTTCTCCTTGCAGTCGGTTAA
- a CDS encoding pyruvate dehydrogenase complex E1 component subunit beta, whose translation MAILTYREALNRAMVEEMEKDPLIYLMGEEVGHYQGAYKVSQGMLDKFGEERVIDTPISENGFAGIGVGSAMVGLRPIIEFMTWNFSLVAIDQIINSAAKMNYMSGGQFPMPIVFRGAGGAGGRLGAQHSQAFESWYAHCPGLKVVCPATPKDAYGLLKSSIRDNNPTIFIESEVLYGSKGEVPEQEYTIPLGLGEIKRKGTDITIVTWSRALSFAEEAASILEKEGISVEIVDLRSLRPLDENLIYESVKKTNRALVVEEGWPVAGFGAQISHLIQKNVFAYLDHPVERVTQMDVPMSYAANLERMSLPNANRVADTIREMLR comes from the coding sequence ATGGCGATTTTAACCTATAGAGAGGCACTCAACCGCGCCATGGTGGAAGAAATGGAAAAAGATCCACTCATCTACCTCATGGGAGAAGAAGTGGGACATTACCAAGGTGCCTATAAAGTTTCCCAAGGAATGCTCGATAAATTTGGGGAGGAACGTGTGATTGATACCCCAATTTCCGAAAATGGATTTGCTGGGATTGGAGTGGGTTCTGCGATGGTGGGACTCAGGCCCATCATTGAATTTATGACTTGGAATTTTTCACTCGTTGCCATTGACCAAATCATCAATTCAGCAGCGAAGATGAATTATATGAGTGGTGGCCAATTTCCAATGCCGATTGTATTTCGTGGTGCTGGCGGCGCTGGAGGAAGGCTTGGGGCACAACATTCACAAGCCTTTGAATCTTGGTATGCCCACTGCCCTGGCCTCAAAGTGGTATGCCCTGCTACACCAAAAGATGCGTATGGACTACTAAAATCTTCCATCCGGGATAATAACCCAACCATCTTTATAGAATCAGAAGTGTTATACGGTTCGAAAGGGGAAGTCCCCGAACAGGAATATACCATTCCTTTAGGACTTGGCGAAATCAAACGAAAAGGAACAGACATAACTATCGTTACTTGGTCAAGAGCTCTGAGTTTTGCAGAAGAAGCAGCGTCCATTTTAGAAAAAGAAGGAATCTCTGTAGAAATTGTGGATCTACGCAGTTTACGCCCGTTAGATGAAAATCTGATTTATGAATCAGTCAAAAAAACAAACCGAGCTCTTGTCGTAGAAGAGGGATGGCCTGTTGCTGGGTTTGGAGCACAAATCTCTCACCTCATCCAAAAAAATGTTTTCGCCTATTTAGACCATCCGGTTGAACGAGTCACACAAATGGATGTTCCGATGTCTTATGCCGCAAACCTAGAACGAATGAGTTTGCCGAATGCCAACCGAGTGGCAGATACCATCCGAGAGATGTTACGTTAA
- the pdhA gene encoding pyruvate dehydrogenase (acetyl-transferring) E1 component subunit alpha has translation MVLIRKFEEAAAKAYSVGKIGGFLHLYIGQEAVGVGSIAALTPHDYIVSTYRDHGHALARGLHPNPLMAELFGKATGVSKGNGGSMHFFDKNAHFMGGHGIVGGHISLAAGIAFASKYKKEDSVTICFFGEGAANIGSFHEGLNLAAIWKLPVVFICENNHYAMGTPEYRALAVKDVSVRAYAYDMARDHIEGDEVRKVRDHVKVAVDRARRGEGPTLIEVSTYRFRGHSMSDPAKYRTKEELDAYKKKDPLMRARNELELGGIKPDVLDKLEIEIQTQIEEAYAFAEASPEPPLSQLHKYVYAEDK, from the coding sequence ATGGTACTTATACGGAAGTTTGAAGAGGCTGCTGCAAAAGCATACAGTGTCGGAAAAATTGGTGGGTTTCTCCATTTGTACATCGGGCAAGAGGCTGTGGGAGTTGGTTCCATAGCTGCCCTCACTCCACACGATTATATAGTTTCGACTTACCGCGACCACGGACATGCACTCGCTCGTGGTTTACATCCAAATCCCCTCATGGCAGAACTCTTTGGCAAAGCAACAGGGGTCTCGAAGGGGAATGGAGGATCGATGCATTTTTTTGATAAAAATGCACATTTTATGGGAGGCCATGGAATTGTGGGTGGCCATATCTCACTCGCTGCAGGCATTGCATTTGCTTCCAAATACAAAAAAGAAGACTCCGTCACCATTTGTTTTTTTGGAGAAGGTGCTGCCAATATTGGTTCTTTCCATGAAGGACTAAACCTTGCGGCCATTTGGAAACTTCCCGTTGTTTTTATTTGTGAGAACAACCATTATGCGATGGGAACACCAGAATACCGAGCCCTTGCTGTCAAAGATGTATCAGTGCGAGCCTATGCTTATGATATGGCAAGAGACCATATCGAAGGGGATGAAGTTAGAAAGGTTAGAGATCACGTCAAAGTGGCAGTCGACAGAGCTCGCCGAGGGGAAGGTCCAACACTCATCGAAGTCTCCACCTACCGATTTCGAGGTCATTCTATGTCTGACCCAGCAAAGTATAGAACCAAAGAAGAATTGGATGCCTATAAAAAAAAGGATCCACTGATGCGAGCAAGGAATGAACTCGAGTTAGGTGGAATAAAACCCGATGTTTTAGACAAATTAGAAATCGAAATCCAAACCCAAATTGAAGAAGCCTATGCTTTTGCTGAAGCTTCCCCAGAACCACCCCTTTCCCAACTCCACAAGTACGTGTATGCGGAGGATAAATAA
- the fbp gene encoding class 1 fructose-bisphosphatase: MNATPKQKKLISLSQFILEEQLKIPHASGEFTALLSHLVYAAKIVGREVRKAGLLDDILGATEDTNVQGETQMKLDQYADNAFNQSLKICGHLCVLASEEHENIIPIPGGYTIGKYTMAIDPLDGSSNIDTNVSIGTIFSIHQRLEPNSKEPGTEKDLLQKGHLQRCAGYIIYGSSTMLVLSTGKGVSGFTLDPSVGEFLLSHPNMKMPESGDIYSANEGNASYWSPEVQSYLQKIKSIEGGKKPKTARYIGSLVADFHRNLLKGGIFLYPNDTKSSKYPNGKLRLLYEAAPMAFIAEQAGGMAVTVKGERILDLTPKELHERTTLIIGSKNEVEEFLTFVPK; encoded by the coding sequence GTGAACGCAACACCGAAACAAAAAAAACTCATCTCTCTATCGCAATTCATCCTAGAAGAGCAACTCAAAATCCCTCATGCATCGGGAGAATTTACCGCCCTACTTAGCCATTTGGTTTATGCAGCAAAAATTGTTGGCAGGGAAGTTAGAAAAGCAGGTCTCCTTGATGATATTCTAGGTGCCACCGAAGACACAAATGTCCAAGGGGAAACACAAATGAAACTCGACCAATACGCAGACAATGCCTTCAACCAATCGTTGAAAATATGTGGGCACCTCTGTGTACTCGCTAGTGAAGAACATGAAAACATCATTCCCATCCCAGGTGGGTATACAATTGGAAAGTATACGATGGCCATTGACCCACTCGATGGTTCCTCGAATATAGATACCAATGTGTCAATTGGCACCATTTTTTCCATCCACCAAAGGTTAGAACCAAACTCCAAAGAACCAGGAACGGAAAAAGACTTACTCCAAAAAGGCCATTTGCAACGTTGTGCAGGTTATATCATTTACGGATCCTCTACAATGCTTGTGCTTTCTACAGGAAAGGGAGTCTCCGGTTTTACTCTCGATCCAAGTGTGGGGGAATTTTTACTCTCCCATCCCAATATGAAAATGCCAGAATCAGGGGATATTTACTCAGCAAACGAAGGAAATGCCTCTTATTGGTCGCCTGAAGTCCAAAGTTATTTGCAAAAAATCAAATCCATCGAAGGTGGGAAAAAACCAAAAACGGCGCGTTACATAGGCTCACTCGTGGCGGACTTCCATAGAAATTTATTAAAAGGTGGGATTTTTCTCTACCCGAACGATACAAAATCGAGCAAATACCCGAATGGGAAACTGAGATTATTGTATGAAGCAGCTCCCATGGCGTTTATTGCAGAACAAGCAGGTGGTATGGCTGTAACAGTCAAAGGAGAACGGATCCTAGATTTGACACCGAAGGAACTTCATGAACGAACAACGCTCATCATTGGAAGTAAAAACGAAGTAGAAGAATTTCTGACATTTGTTCCGAAATAA
- the rpsU gene encoding 30S ribosomal protein S21 — MTPQVGIYLKEGESIEAALRRFKRDCANAGIMSEIKRREYFEKPSVIKKKAVEAAKRKRDKKKRLFAKKDKL; from the coding sequence ATGACCCCACAAGTAGGGATTTATTTAAAAGAAGGGGAATCTATTGAGGCAGCGCTTCGTAGATTCAAAAGAGATTGTGCTAATGCTGGTATTATGAGCGAAATCAAACGCCGTGAATACTTTGAAAAACCTAGCGTAATTAAGAAAAAAGCTGTTGAAGCGGCAAAACGCAAACGAGACAAAAAGAAAAGATTATTCGCTAAAAAAGATAAACTTTAA
- a CDS encoding GatB/YqeY domain-containing protein yields MTLQETISTDLKTALKAKDETVLGTLRLIKAEIQYELTKTGASELSDTAVMQILKTNYKRRKDTALEYDKAKRPDLSSKEIEEADIISRYIPKEVSEEEINKAIGEAVETLGAVSLQDMGKVMGYVMAKFKGQNIDGSKVSSLVKQALSAR; encoded by the coding sequence ATGACCCTGCAAGAGACGATCAGTACCGATCTAAAAACGGCGTTAAAAGCCAAGGATGAAACAGTCCTCGGCACCTTACGCCTAATCAAAGCAGAAATTCAATATGAACTAACGAAAACCGGGGCTTCTGAACTTTCGGACACTGCAGTGATGCAGATCCTCAAAACCAATTACAAACGCCGAAAGGATACTGCCTTGGAATATGACAAGGCGAAACGTCCCGATCTGTCGAGTAAGGAAATTGAAGAAGCAGACATCATCTCCCGTTACATTCCAAAGGAAGTTTCTGAAGAGGAAATTAACAAAGCAATCGGCGAAGCAGTGGAAACACTCGGTGCTGTTAGCCTCCAGGATATGGGAAAGGTGATGGGGTATGTAATGGCAAAATTTAAAGGACAAAATATAGACGGCTCCAAGGTATCCTCCCTCGTTAAACAAGCACTTAGCGCCCGTTAA